The Sorangiineae bacterium MSr11954 DNA segment CAAGCCGTTTGGCGGCTATGTCGCCTTCTCGGCATCGGGCGATGCCCTCGTCACCGGCTCGTTCGAGGGGACCATCGATCTGGGCGCTGGCCCCGTGGTCAGCCGCGGCCGGGAGGATGCCTTCATCGTGCGGCTGTCATCGGAGGGCACGCATCGTTGGAGCCACATCCTCGGTGATGCGGATCTCCCCATCGCGCGGCCTGGTAGCAGCGGCGGTACCGTGACCTCGCCCTCGGACCAACAAGGAAAAGGGATCGCCGAAGCGCCCAATGGCGATGTGGTGGTGACGGGATTTGCGCACAACAGCATCAAACTGTTCGGCAACGATCTCGCGACGCCCTACTCGAACTACGTCGGCGAGCTGCCGCTGGCCTATGTTGCGCGCCTCGATCCCACCGGCAACGTGCTCTGGAAGACGCACGGGTTCACGTTCCGCGATGTGCGCGGTCTTGCGGTGGACCCGAGCGGCAACGCCATCGTGAGCGGCGGGACCATCGGCAATACCCGACCTTACGTCCTTTCGTGGTTCAAGAAGTACGATCCATCGGGCGGCACCGTCTGGGAGTTCTCCGAAAGGTTCGGTTCGGGTTACGCGGACGCCGTGACCACCGATGGCTGCGGAAACATCCTTCTCGCGCTGGTGACGACCCCGCGCCCGACGGAGTACCCTCACGCCCACGTGGCAAAGCTCCGTCCTTGAGTCCTCGAGCGCGAGGCTTTGCAAGGCGGGCGCGTCGAGTGATGGCTTGCATGCATGCGTCGGCCGTTCGTGCGCGCGTGTTGCGTCGGCCGTTCGTGCGTGCGTGTTGCATCGCAACGTGCAGCTTCGCGCAACGGCCCATGCAACCTTCCCTCGCATCATCGTGATCGAAAATTTGCGATGGGTCTACCGCGGCTCGCCTGCGTGCGCATCATGAGAACCGGATGCCGCTCGCTTGGAGCGGAGGAGGAACCATGAACTCGAGAACGTCGTTCATCCGCAGCACCCGTCACATCGGATGCGCGCTCGCCCTCGGCGGCGGTGTCATCGCGTGCGGAATGGACTCTTCGGAGAGCTCACCATCGGGCACGCGCTTGGATGGCGAAAATCAACACGGGCTCGCGGTCGGAGCGGACGACGGCGCGCGCAACGAGCCCGCGGCCGCGTGCGGGCCGAGCGTTCCGCCCGACGGCGCCCAACTGTGGAAGTACGATCTCGGGGTGACGGGCTCCCTCGAGCCCGCGACCGTCGCGGGCGACGCGGCGGGCAACGTCTTTCACGCGAGCAAAGCCACCGGCGTGAACAAGTTGAGCCCCGATGGGGCGCTGCTCTGGCACGTGGCGTTTGGCGATGTGGTCGCGGCGCATGCGGAGGGAGACGCGTATGTCGGCTCGAGCAGCACCACCGCGGAGACCAAGGTGGCGAAGCTCGATGCGTCCGGGGCCACCGTTTGGTCGCGCGCCATCGGAAATGGCATCCCCCAGAGCATCGCCGTCGCAGCGGATCGAAGCGTGCTCGTATCCGGCCAGGGGCTCGGCACCATCCGGCTCGATGCGCAAGGGCAGGTGCAGTGGACCAAGCCGTTTGGCGGCTATGTCGCCTTCTCGACATCGGGCGATGCCCTCATCACCGGATCGTTCGAGGGGACCATCGATCTGGGCGGCGGCCCCGTGGTCAGTCGCGGCCGGGCGGATGCTTTCATCGTGCGGCTCACGGTGGACGGCACGCATCGCTGGAGCCACGTGCTGGGCGATGCGAATTTGCCCATCCAGCGGCCCGGCGGCACCGGCACGGTGACGCAACCCTCGGATCAACTCGGAAAAGGGATCGCCGAAGCGCCCAATGGCGACATTCTGGTGACGGGATATGCGCGCGACACCATCAAGCTATTTGGCGATGATATCGCCACGCCCTCCTCTCCGGATGTCGGGGTGCTCCCGCTGATCTATGTCGCGCGGCTCGACCGCACCGGCAACGTGCTTTGGAAGACGCGCGAGCTCACCTTCCGCGATGTGCGAGGGCTTGCGGTCGACCCGAGCGGCAATGCCATCGTGAGCGGGGGGACCATGGGCAACGTCCGACCTTACGTCCTCACGTGGATCAAGAAGTACAATCCATCGGGGGCCACGGTCTGGAAGCTCTCCGAAAAGTTCGGATCGGGATTTGCCGATAGCGTTGCGACGGACTACTGCGGAAACATCCTTCTCGGGCTGGAGACGGCGACGACGGTTGGCCCCAACGGCGTCATTCACGGCTACGTCGCGAAGCTCCGTCCTTGAACGGGACGTGCGCGCGCGTGCGCCAACGCACA contains these protein-coding regions:
- a CDS encoding PQQ-binding-like beta-propeller repeat protein — translated: MNSRTSFIRSTRHIGCALALGGGVIACGMDSSESSPSGTRLDGENQHGLAVGADDGARNEPAAACGPSVPPDGAQLWKYDLGVTGSLEPATVAGDAAGNVFHASKATGVNKLSPDGALLWHVAFGDVVAAHAEGDAYVGSSSTTAETKVAKLDASGATVWSRAIGNGIPQSIAVAADRSVLVSGQGLGTIRLDAQGQVQWTKPFGGYVAFSTSGDALITGSFEGTIDLGGGPVVSRGRADAFIVRLTVDGTHRWSHVLGDANLPIQRPGGTGTVTQPSDQLGKGIAEAPNGDILVTGYARDTIKLFGDDIATPSSPDVGVLPLIYVARLDRTGNVLWKTRELTFRDVRGLAVDPSGNAIVSGGTMGNVRPYVLTWIKKYNPSGATVWKLSEKFGSGFADSVATDYCGNILLGLETATTVGPNGVIHGYVAKLRP